The following coding sequences lie in one Candidatus Schekmanbacteria bacterium genomic window:
- a CDS encoding 3-hydroxy-5-phosphonooxypentane-2,4-dione thiolase, whose protein sequence is MDWGMRNRLSQLIKSDGHCMFLPIDHGYFQGPTTKLEKPGETIKPLLRYADALFVTRGVLRSCVVPEGSIPIILRVSGGTSMVGEDLANEGITTSIDDIIRLNASAVGISIFVGSKYEKQTLLNLANLVNDCERYGIPVMAVTAVGKELEKRDHRYLGLACRIAAELGAKVVKTYWCENFDKVTGGCPVPVVMAGGPKVETEQEVFDFVYDGMQKGAIGVNLGRNIWQNPHPVAMIKALRAIIHKKATAKEAGELFQELKQAK, encoded by the coding sequence ATGGATTGGGGAATGAGAAATCGTTTGTCACAGCTTATCAAATCTGACGGGCATTGTATGTTTTTGCCCATAGACCATGGCTATTTTCAAGGACCAACGACAAAACTTGAAAAACCCGGGGAAACAATCAAGCCGCTTTTGAGATATGCGGATGCACTTTTTGTTACAAGAGGAGTGCTTCGCTCGTGTGTAGTACCTGAAGGAAGCATTCCAATCATTCTTCGTGTGTCAGGCGGGACAAGTATGGTAGGTGAAGATTTGGCAAATGAGGGGATTACTACATCGATCGATGATATCATTCGGCTGAATGCATCTGCTGTTGGCATATCTATCTTTGTAGGCAGTAAATATGAAAAGCAGACGCTATTAAATTTGGCAAATCTCGTAAATGATTGTGAACGCTACGGTATTCCGGTAATGGCAGTTACAGCAGTTGGCAAAGAACTTGAAAAAAGAGACCATCGTTATTTGGGGCTTGCATGCAGAATTGCGGCAGAGCTCGGCGCAAAGGTAGTGAAAACATACTGGTGTGAAAATTTTGATAAGGTAACAGGCGGTTGTCCGGTACCAGTTGTAATGGCAGGGGGACCCAAGGTTGAAACAGAACAGGAAGTTTTCGATTTTGTCTATGACGGTATGCAAAAGGGAGCAATTGGTGTAAATCTCGGACGCAATATATGGCAAAACCCACATCCAGTGGCTATGATCAAAGCTCTGAGGGCTATTATTCACAAAAAAGCTACAGCGAAGGAAGCAGGAGAGTTATTTCAAGAGCTTAAACAGGCTAAATAG
- a CDS encoding radical SAM protein, translating to MTADCIHIPISEYSEFSKRIHEKAKETRIPLGGSIEITSRCNLNCLHCYINSPIDNAKKEERGELTTEEIFKILDSIAEEGCLWLLLTGGEPLLRKDFFEIYNYAKKKGFLITLFTNGTLIDEKTADYLADWRPFAVEISVYGRTKETYEKMTAVKGSYEKFLNGLERIHKRNISLKLKAVVTSVNISELDEIKRWATEELNLPFRFDPLINMTLNGNVRPKKVRISAEDVVKLDVNDKERMAEWKKFCDKFLGTPNNDSLFLCGAGINSFHIDSYGNLTPCILVRSESYSLRSGNFKDGYYNWMPKVLSKKRTKKSKCISCNLVAMCGQCPGWAELECGDMEKPVEYLCKIAHLRAEKFFQEWEKNK from the coding sequence ATGACTGCTGACTGCATACATATTCCAATCTCTGAATATAGTGAATTCAGCAAAAGAATTCATGAAAAGGCAAAGGAAACACGAATACCTCTTGGCGGTTCAATAGAAATAACATCAAGATGCAATCTCAACTGTCTCCACTGCTATATCAACTCTCCGATAGACAATGCCAAAAAAGAAGAAAGAGGAGAATTGACTACAGAGGAAATCTTCAAAATTCTCGACTCCATTGCAGAAGAGGGATGTCTATGGCTTCTGCTGACAGGAGGTGAACCATTATTAAGAAAGGATTTTTTTGAAATATACAATTATGCAAAAAAGAAAGGATTCTTAATTACTCTTTTTACCAATGGAACTTTGATTGACGAAAAAACAGCAGATTATCTTGCAGATTGGCGCCCTTTTGCCGTTGAAATATCTGTTTACGGACGAACAAAAGAAACCTACGAAAAGATGACTGCCGTAAAGGGGTCATATGAAAAATTTCTCAATGGGTTGGAACGAATTCATAAAAGAAATATTTCTTTAAAATTGAAAGCCGTCGTAACATCAGTCAATATCTCAGAGCTCGATGAAATAAAGAGATGGGCTACGGAAGAACTGAACCTCCCCTTTCGTTTCGACCCTCTCATCAATATGACTTTAAATGGAAATGTGCGGCCCAAAAAAGTAAGGATATCAGCAGAAGATGTCGTCAAATTGGATGTCAACGACAAGGAAAGAATGGCAGAATGGAAGAAGTTTTGCGATAAATTTCTTGGTACTCCAAACAATGATTCCCTATTTCTATGCGGCGCTGGAATCAATTCTTTTCATATAGATTCTTACGGCAATTTGACTCCCTGCATACTTGTACGCTCTGAAAGCTATTCCCTTCGCAGTGGAAATTTCAAGGACGGTTATTATAACTGGATGCCCAAAGTATTATCCAAGAAAAGAACGAAAAAATCGAAATGTATCTCCTGTAATTTAGTCGCAATGTGCGGACAATGTCCCGGATGGGCAGAGCTTGAATGCGGAGATATGGAAAAACCTGTAGAGTATCTCTGTAAAATTGCTCACCTTAGAGCTGAAAAATTCTTTCAAGAATGGGAAAAGAACAAATAA
- a CDS encoding signal peptidase I has product MSAQSKNNETGNSESKLFKELSEEILKRNHILRFEARGGSMHPFIKDRDIIKIKKIDPKKLKKGDIIFFSSNDNKMIAHRIIKIKGSENKPLTFLTKGDACTNYDMEVPESKVLGKIISIERNGKEMSEENLLAQFKNFIISKISPFSFILYPVGQKAKKIGMTLLKK; this is encoded by the coding sequence ATGTCCGCTCAATCAAAAAACAATGAGACGGGTAATTCTGAAAGCAAACTCTTCAAGGAACTTTCAGAGGAAATTTTGAAGAGGAACCATATTCTAAGATTTGAGGCAAGAGGAGGAAGTATGCACCCCTTCATCAAGGACAGAGACATAATTAAGATAAAAAAGATAGACCCAAAAAAGTTGAAAAAAGGAGACATCATCTTTTTTTCTTCAAACGATAATAAGATGATTGCCCACAGAATAATCAAAATCAAAGGTTCTGAAAACAAGCCACTGACTTTTTTGACAAAAGGAGATGCTTGCACAAACTACGATATGGAAGTACCAGAATCAAAGGTGCTTGGAAAAATTATCTCTATTGAACGAAATGGGAAAGAAATGTCTGAAGAAAACTTGTTGGCGCAGTTTAAAAATTTCATAATTTCTAAAATTTCACCCTTTTCGTTTATCCTTTATCCAGTGGGGCAGAAAGCAAAAAAAATAGGTATGACACTGCTCAAAAAATGA
- the cydC gene encoding thiol reductant ABC exporter subunit CydC yields MIMEDKNKEMSRISIIWRLFKMIKPVTGKMLYAIFFGILNHLSNIAIITWGAYLISLFIIPDAEKPGTFSIALLFVFGLSKAVCSYLEQLGNHDVAFRLLAHLRTEFYKQIEPLVPAKLLDKRSGDVISRIGGDLEIIEVFFAHTISPFAIAFAVSLAVLIFMGMWWWVLPFVILPFQFILAVVIPIAWERYVRKTGQQIRSTLGETNAYLTDSLQGLETILLYNQGENRKKEIVKRGHYLNQLKGGHSSRQGWLFGVVNCLIMLANILTLIVSLKGYFSGNLSLQGVIVTTTASVSAFVPLFSVSVLSHYLTESFASAERLFKIIDEEPAVVEHPDSTDELPTRYDIEFKDVDFRYKKDAPLVLNKFNLTIPQGQCIAIVGESGCGKSTILKLLMRFWEYESGEIKIGGKDIRKISMRSIFDLMSVVAPDSHLFDMSIKENIALGKPDATDEEIMEAAKQASIHDFIMTLPKGYNTRIGELGDKLSGGERQRIVISRVLLKNPPILLFDEPTSNLDSYNENAIQETLNEITKDKTVIIVTHRLSLLANVDKAYRMENGKLTEFNIENFVKTPSSLPV; encoded by the coding sequence ATGATTATGGAAGATAAGAATAAAGAGATGTCAAGAATCAGTATCATTTGGCGGCTTTTTAAAATGATTAAGCCCGTTACAGGCAAGATGCTTTATGCAATTTTCTTTGGCATTTTAAACCATCTGTCAAATATCGCTATCATAACATGGGGCGCTTACCTTATTTCATTGTTCATAATTCCAGACGCAGAGAAGCCGGGAACATTTTCAATTGCTCTCCTTTTTGTCTTTGGGCTGTCAAAGGCTGTCTGTTCTTATCTTGAACAGCTCGGCAACCACGATGTTGCATTCAGGCTGCTTGCCCATCTGAGGACAGAATTTTACAAACAAATTGAGCCACTTGTACCTGCTAAGCTTCTTGACAAAAGAAGCGGTGATGTCATTTCAAGGATTGGCGGAGATTTAGAAATAATCGAGGTATTTTTTGCTCATACGATTTCACCATTCGCTATTGCTTTTGCCGTGTCTTTGGCGGTGCTGATTTTTATGGGTATGTGGTGGTGGGTCTTGCCATTTGTCATTCTTCCTTTTCAGTTCATTCTAGCGGTAGTGATTCCTATTGCATGGGAGAGATATGTCAGGAAAACAGGACAGCAGATTCGTTCCACTTTGGGTGAAACAAACGCTTATCTTACAGATTCGCTTCAGGGATTGGAAACAATACTTCTTTATAATCAGGGAGAAAACCGAAAGAAAGAGATTGTAAAAAGAGGCCATTATCTCAACCAATTGAAGGGAGGTCATTCTTCGAGACAGGGTTGGTTGTTTGGTGTAGTCAACTGTTTGATAATGTTAGCCAATATACTTACTCTGATAGTTTCATTAAAAGGTTATTTTTCCGGCAATTTGAGTCTTCAAGGGGTTATCGTAACAACTACTGCTTCAGTGAGCGCCTTTGTGCCTCTCTTTTCAGTCAGTGTTTTGTCGCATTACTTGACAGAATCCTTCGCTTCAGCAGAGCGGCTTTTCAAGATTATTGATGAAGAGCCGGCAGTTGTTGAGCATCCTGACAGCACGGACGAATTGCCTACGAGATACGATATAGAATTCAAGGATGTCGATTTCAGATATAAGAAGGATGCTCCTCTTGTCTTGAATAAATTCAATTTAACTATACCTCAGGGGCAGTGTATAGCAATTGTTGGTGAAAGCGGTTGTGGGAAGAGCACAATTCTAAAACTTTTGATGCGGTTTTGGGAATATGAATCCGGAGAGATAAAGATTGGCGGCAAGGATATAAGAAAAATTTCTATGCGCTCAATATTTGATTTGATGTCTGTAGTGGCGCCTGATTCACATCTTTTCGATATGTCTATCAAGGAAAATATCGCTCTTGGAAAACCGGATGCCACAGATGAGGAAATTATGGAGGCGGCGAAACAGGCAAGCATACATGATTTTATAATGACGCTTCCCAAAGGCTATAATACCCGCATTGGAGAATTGGGAGATAAATTGTCAGGAGGGGAAAGGCAGAGAATTGTTATAAGCCGAGTGCTTCTTAAAAATCCTCCTATTTTACTATTTGATGAGCCGACATCAAATCTCGATTCATACAACGAAAACGCAATACAGGAAACATTGAATGAAATCACGAAAGATAAAACTGTGATTATTGTTACCCATAGACTTTCACTCCTTGCCAATGTCGATAAGGCATATAGAATGGAAAACGGCAAGCTGACCGAATTCAATATAGAAAATTTCGTAAAAACCCCTTCTTCTTTGCCTGTTTGA
- a CDS encoding PqqD family protein, translated as MDFFERCYAKETSIVARKIADEIILVPVRKNVGDLESIYTLNEVGAKIWELIDGKRKIKDIRDAILEEFDATEEQVNEDLREFIKKFEEIGGIKLIKKF; from the coding sequence ATGGACTTTTTTGAAAGATGTTACGCAAAAGAAACGTCAATTGTAGCAAGGAAAATTGCCGATGAAATAATTTTAGTACCTGTAAGAAAGAATGTTGGAGATTTAGAAAGTATTTATACCCTGAATGAAGTTGGTGCTAAAATCTGGGAATTGATTGATGGTAAAAGAAAGATCAAAGATATTAGAGACGCAATACTGGAGGAATTTGACGCTACCGAAGAACAGGTAAATGAAGATTTAAGGGAATTTATAAAAAAGTTCGAAGAAATAGGCGGGATAAAGTTAATTAAAAAATTTTAG